A window of Salmo trutta chromosome 17, fSalTru1.1, whole genome shotgun sequence genomic DNA:
CTTGCCCAGCGCCCATGTCTCGGTCGGCTCGCCCAggtgagggggggtactgtcacgcccactcccgctcttcccccctggcgctcgagggcaccaggctgccctgcattacaCACTTCTGCCACcatttacgcacacctgccttccctcgtcacacgcatcagcgatattggactcacctggactcactcaatcacctgtttattaccttccctatatttgtcagttccccgctgctgcattgtgAGTCATCTGTCTTTGTGTTTCCcagttctgacgctgttcctgtcctgttacaTGTCAGTTCCTAATTAAATGTCAACTCCCCATACCTGCTTCTATTCTCCAGCGTCATTCCTACAATAGATCCATCCTTCCTCAGTGTTGATAGATCCATCCTTCCTCAGTGTTGATAGGTCAATCCTTCCTCAGTGTTGACAGATCCACCCTTCTTCAGTGTCGATAGGTCCATCCTTCCTCAAAATAGCTATTATCTGCACAAGCAGTGTTATCTGTACAAGCAGATAACCCTAAACAGTACGATAGATTAAATGTTCTTGAGCTCACACATTCTCTAAGTCTAGGTAATGTCTTAGTTCACTCCAATAAGTCATTTTCAATGTGCTTGTTTCTCACTACAGGAACAACAGCTTATTCCCAATGTTCTGGCTGAAAAACAACAGCCGAAACTACAGAGGGAAGGAGATAAAAATgtgcacaacatgacaacataatTTGTAGAGGAGAAATTATCACTGACCTCACGCTCTGGTTGCCTCTAAGGGCACTGCCTGCACTGATGGCTTTGTTAAGCTTTTCACTGTTAATTGGTGCACCAAGTGGAGATCTCCAGgataagagggagagagtgaggatagagagggaaaaggagagagggagcacaTAATGTACAGACTGCAAAGAGGAGAGCTGCAGGATCTGATGATAGAGGaagcgagggaggagagaggacagagagcgagagggatagaaagaatgagggatagaaagagggagaaagcacagagtttctaaacccagaggtgcaacatcgcaagacttccgggaacgcttgcgaaACAGATCAAATAGACCAGGCTGGGGTTTGGGGTTTGataagtcaatgagagaagtgaaagaTTCTTCCTTAGTTTTTAATTTTCTTGATATCGAAATGCACAACCTAGATTtaagccaatgtcttaagtagttgaacatagtgaaagtgacaaactgaaaCGTTTTTATTTAGCCAGAAACTTTATATCGAAGAAGTGTCTTTCATTTGATGGCTTGCGTATGCGCAGTTCGGCGCGAGACGACCGTTAGACCTGATGACGTGTTTCTGCGCGTGGACttagctagccaacatagccATAACATCAGACTCATGAGGCAGACATGCCAGAACGTTCCGATTCGAAACCAAAGTTTGCAGGCAAAACCTTTGCAGTGGTTTTAGTCAAGGCAGTTGATGCAAACTATCCACTTACGAAATGCACTCATTAAAAAGAACCTCCACGATGTCCATCTTGCTAGCTACTATTTAGCATTTTATTCAAGTGGATAAGGTAGCGACGTAGGCAGTGATGTAGTTTCTCTATACCAAAAGAGTCTGTCATTTAAACCAGACCCTAGTTACCTAGGGTTGGCTTTTCAAGACTAGGTAGGGAACTGAGTCCTTGGAAGGGAGTAGTGGCGAGTGGGACCGAAAAGGAGCACTTATGCGCTCATCGCCTTTTTAGGAAATGCATGGAGTGCACTACACACATGGATGGTAGACATTTTGAGTAGCTATAACAGAATCTCTACCCTActgctcctcctctgtctcctggtGGTTTTTACTCTTTCATTAACGCTGCAACCTATTTCCTTGGTTTTGCATGAAGCCTTTTCGCAGCTCTTTCCCCAGGTTTTAAACCGAGAGAGAGAAGTGCACCTCTGAGATccagagatatagatatatgCTCACTCACACACTTAACTGATACActcacatacactgagtatactaaacattaggaacaccttcctaatactgagttgcagccccccctctcccttttgccagcagaacagccttaattctaCATCTAcaaggactctacaaggtgttgaaagtgttccacagggacgctggcccatgttgactccaatgcttccaacagttgtgtccTATATTGACTTGTACTGATTTGTATTACTCTCTAATCTTGAGGCTAGAAAACATAACATTATGGTAAAGGTCACATCAGGAACGCAAGTTAAGTGAACCACCTGTGCACCACTGCCCTAGCCAAGCCACGTCAGATATATGCAGAAGCCTTCCCTAACCTAACCTTGAGCGAAACAAAAAGTTATGGAAGTTGACTCTGATGAATAGTGAAGCTCGccttgcacgcacgcacacacacacacccacatacaccccccccccacacacaactgCTGTTGGTTTGAAAAGGCTGCTTGTTTCCCTCgtctctttcatctctctaacTGCAGCACCACGAGCACAGTGGTGCCCTCATTAAGACTGGCTTATTGCTGCCTTTATTCAGACCAAGATAACACATTATAGACCTGGACTCCTTCCAAATAATCACCTTCTCATTcggattgtatgtgtgtgtgtttgggtgtgtgttcagtgtgtgtgtggtcagagagagagtgggaaaaagagaaagagagagtaggaaCCATTTGATGCAATGCTTATTTACATGTTTAGCTTgattggagaggaaggaaagaagaTTCCAGGAATTTGACAAAATCTGAACTAGAATGTtctaaaatattattttatattagcATTATCTCACATTAGCATTAAAACACTaagtaaatatactgtatgttgatggTGTTGAGTCCCAAATGTTACCCTAATtcttatatagtgtactactaatagtgtactacttttgaccagagcccaggaAACCCAGCAGCcatgcagttcttgactcaaactgatgcacctggcacctactaccataccccgttcaaaggcacttaaatgttttgtcttgcccattcaccctctgaatggcacccgtacacaatccatgtctcaattgtctcaagccttaaaaatccttctttaacctgtctcctccccttcatctacactaattgaagtggatttaacaagtgacatcaataagggatcatagctttcacctggattcacctggtcagttcatgtcatggaaaaagcaggtatACTTAacattttgtatactcagtgtattctGAACTGCATGCACCTgtgacaacaacatggctgcaGGTGCAACCCATatagctgtccattcagcaccaaaGACAGCTCTAACCAGTCTATTTCTCCCTGCAGAACCACCCGCTAACCAAccaatactgaacaaaaatataaacgcaacatgcaataatttaaaTGATTTCAacgactttactgagttacagttcatataaggaaatcagtcaattgaaataaattcattaggccctaatcgatggatttcacatgactgggcaggggcgcaggcATGGGTGAGCTTGGGAGGGTATGGGCCTACCCACTtgaatgagttttccccacaaaagggcttcattacagagagaaatactctgttcctgggctggtgtggttacacgtggtctgcagttgtgaggccggttgaatgtactgccaaattctctaaaacaacattgtaagtggcttatggtagagaaattaacattcaattctctggcaacagctctagtggacatttctgcagtcagcatgccaattgcaggctccctcaaaacttaagacatctgtggcatggtgctgtgtgacaagactgcacattttagagtggccttttattgtcaccagcacaagatgcacctatgtaatgatcatgctgtttaatcagcttcttgatatgccactcctccagtggatggattatcttggcaaaagatacatgctcactaacagggatgtaaacaaatttgtgcacaaaattgtaaagaaatacgttttttgtgcgtatggaaaaattctgggatcttttatttcagctcacaaaacatgggaccaacactttacactttgcgtttatatttttgttcaatatacatGGCTGTCCCTTCAGCACCATTGTCAGTGCCAATCGCAATACCTAACCAATCTACATGGCTCTCctttcagcacaatggacagtgCCACATTACATATCTGTTTTCAGCACTCTTTTCAGACAGGATTAAAACAGTAGTGCTGTTTGTTCAGCACCACCTGCCTACCACCATACAGTCGGCAGGACCGAATACCCTCCTAACCAGAAAACATACTAGATGGATAAACATAGGGCTATTTCCTAATTCATTGGAATTGTTACAATGTAGGGCCAAAAATGTGTCAGTGCACAGGCAGTCCGCATTAGTCTATTTCTTAACATGAAACCTGAAATCCTAACACTTGATTAGTTCCATGCATAGGAAGACACTGAAATAATAGGCATATGTGTTAACTTTTGATCACTTTACCAGGCCAGATAAGCTGACAATACATAATATTCAGTTCATTTGTAGGCATATAGCTAACCTAAAACGCTATACACAAACCTTGCAGGTGGAAGGTTTAGGACTACTTCCAAGACATTACTCAAAAAACAAGCTGACCTAGCGGCACTCACTGACTTACCCGAGGCCCCCTGCATCCAGCCGCAGATCTTATAGACGGTGGTGGTGGAGAACAGGAAGAAGAGAGTGAAAGAAGCAATGCAAGCTATCACCAGCATCATTGACATCCCGACGAAGAACGAAGCGGCCTTGAACGCGGTGGAAGGGATCTGAGCGAACTCGGTGAAGGTCCCTGTGCAGTCGAGCTCCCTCTGGATCCCATCGCCGGTGCAGAAGTGGAAGAGGCCGAAATAGCCGGCCTGTGGGGTGTCCACGCCGTCCCCGATCCAATAGGGCTGGCTGAAGATCACCACGTTCAAGATGGCGAACAGGATGGTGAAGATGGCCCACAGGAGTCCGATGGCACGGGAGTTGCGGACATAGTTATGCTGGTATAGTTTAATATCTTCCGAAGACATCGATGGGAGCATCGACGCAGCCGATCCGGGTATCATTGTAGCACAGTTTGTGTTGTATCCCAGTCCCGGTATTCTTATGAAGTAGGTAAGCCTATTAAAGTAGGTCTATGAGCAAAGGGGGGCACTGACTAATTAATTAGTTGAGCAATGGAGGAGTCAGTAGATATGTTTGCTGAATTAAATGCAACCCAAAGTAGCCTATGCACCCATGCAACTGAATGAATCACATCAAAGGCAACATCTGGCAAGCATATTCAACTCATGACGTCGCACCTCGATGCTGGCGCATAAACTGAATAGCCAAAAGCTAATCTGCAAGCTTGCGCCTTTATTTAGCCTAAATGATAACTCTGAGAATGTGGCGACTCCTGAACTAGCCTATATGAGAAATCATTTCCTCCCACCTTTCTCATAGGCTATGTATGGCCGTCTAACCGTTTGTCAGACATCGCTTCTGGCACATGTCACTTGTATGTCTCCGGAATACCTCCTTGAAAAACACAGCAAATATCAGATTGTTATTCGGATATTACCCATAACACATTACTCCTTTTAAGATTCAAAACAATATCAAATAATAAGGACTTCCAATAGCTAATAGAACAGCAGTTTTTGCAATAGCCTATGGCTCTTTCCTAAGCAATGATTACGACAGCGACGGGGTCAAACCGGAGCAAACGAAACGCAATGTCTATGATGCTTTCCTTCTTCTATAGCCCAAATCACAATCCTGCGGGATAATTCACAGCATCTAGCGGGCTATAGATAACGCACAGCCCAGTCCAGGTAGTTGCTACAGATATTTTTTCCACGAGCTACGGCAGCATCAGCAGCCTCCGTCAGTGATGCCGGAagaaggatgaggaggatgagagaaaagagagacacgATTCAATACCCTCACCAGAGGAAGCGGACAGAGATGAGCGTGTCAGCGCTGACGGTGTTCCGTTCTCTCAATCTATAACaactctgtgtttgtctgtcccaTGAGCTGGTTTTAATATAGGCTGTTACATTCTCAGCACTATTTTCAAAGATATGTATAGCCTACGTGAAAAGCCGTCAAAAACACTGATGCATCACAACCCACTCTAGCTCTGGTAGGCTACCCTCTGTAGGCTAGGCTACGGAACAGCATCCAGATGACAATCCCTCCTAAATCACTGCAATCAGATGATCTGAGCCGTTCGTTCGTCGAAATGGAGCCTATACAATAATCGCGGAACCGTTTTGCTCACGCGAGCAGGGGGAAATTGTCCATCACAGACAGATTCCGTTGCACTGGCCCGGTTTAGTTAGTGCACGCGGCGCGCCTCCCCCGGTCTCTTTCCAAAATGGTAGACTACCGGTGCAGAACTGATCGCCACCGCTGCTGCTGTGCTCATAACAGGGGGGGGCAATATGTCTTGTATACtgcacaaaaatataaacgcaacatgtaaagtgttggtcccatgtttcaagagctgaaataaaagaaatGTTCTATATGCATCAAAAGGTTAtttatctcaaatgttgtgcacaactttgtttacatccctgttagtgagcatttatcctttgcctagataatccatccacctgacaggtgtggcatatcaataaggtgattaaacagcatgatcattacacaggtacaccttgtactggggacaatataaggccactctaaaatgtgcagttttgtcacacaacaccatgCCACAGGTGGCTCAAATTTTgaagggagcatgcaattggcatgctgactgcaggaatgtccaccagagctgttgccagagaattgaatgtcaatttctctaccataagctgcctccaacatcattttagagaatttggcagtacgtccaaccggcctcacaactgcagaccacgtgtaaccacaccagtccAATAtctccacatccggtttcttcacccTCAGGATGGTCTTAGACCAGCCAccgggacagctgatgaaactgaggagtatttctgtctgcaatAAAGACCTTTTGTGGTGAAAAACATATTCTcattggctgggtctggctccccagtgggtgggcctggctcccaagtgggtgggtctatgccctcccagacccacccatggctgcgcccctgcctagtcatgtgaaatctctAGATTAGAGctaaattaatttatttaaattgactgatttccttttatgaacagTAACTGTTGCATTTTGCatgaatatttttgttcagtatagataaggAAGGACATCCGAGTGTGTTGCTGCCATTGAGGAAACAGAGTCATCTCACACCCATTTACCCATTTCCTAAAATGAAAACAGACATTAAAATGGATTACTATTCTCTTTTTAAATTATGCCCAGTTCACAAGGCCCCTTGGTGATGTGAGGCCTGAGGCAATTTCCTCTTCTGCCTAATGGTACGTCCACCACTGAGTGCTGGCATTCAAAGATATGATTTACCTGTGGCCACATAGTGATTGGATGACTGCTACTTTGTTCATCAAAATGAATTATAAATTCATAGCCTAATATACATAATGGTAGATGAACTCACATACATGTCTAATATTTCCACAGTATCCCATGCACACAGTGTTTAAGGTTTGCACATATGCTGTAACATACAGATTTGGTTCAGTTTTCAAGTTTGAAGTTTCATCCAATGAGGGATCACAGCTGGGGGGAGAAGGATGTTTCACAACACAGGATGGAGATTATTTTGATCTGGATTAAACAGGGTTCTAACAAACTGGCCCCTATTACATCATCATCAGGATGACTCATCACCCAGCCAGGGTTTAGCTGGTTAGTTAATACAAATCTTTCCCAAAttgcaccccattccctacatagtgcactacttttgaccagagccagtCAAAAGTGATGCActatagggtgctatttaggatGCTGCCATGCAATGAGTAGCCATATAGCCTGTTCTGCCTTTGGATTAATACATAGATTCATACACAGTATTTGGGGGGATTTGTGTGTTAAAAGCTGTCTTTTAGGGCACATGATTGCCGTTATCCATGGTGCTGAGTGAAGAACCATGTAGGttggtgctgtccatggtgctaaACCAACACAGTAGCTCGTAGTTCTGTGAAAGGACTGCAATGGGGAGACTGCTTGTAGACCCCTAGATCTGAGGCTGTAGGATAGAGCTTATGCAACATGGTAAGAGCTTCATCTTACCTTTTGAATGGCTGGGTCGGCATAGAAGGCAGGAAAATTATGGGCCTATTGGGGCTTGAGGAGAAGGTATTAATGTATCTGTCGGTCTTACCATTATGTAGGCTTCTGTGTGTTTTTGATGTAACGTTTCAATAGGCCTAGTCCACGTTGGGAAGGCATGTTACACCAAACTAAAATATTACACACCCTACCCTCTCATTGAATTAACTAAAAAAATAAGGATTACcaccacaaataacaataactgtagcaACCCTGTATTTATAAACGTGGATATCAACTTTACCACTTCAGCAAGCTTTTGTGGAAGAGTCGATACCACGCAGGGCTCCGGGCCAGAAGATTGAGAGTTCGCCGGCCACCACAgacgagctcactctccctgcctgtctcattacactacgatcagagccAGCTGCAGACAATTATCATCTAGGCACAAGCCTGGGCAACCCCAGTCctcggggcctgattggtgtcacacttttccccagccccagctaacacacctgactccaataatcaactaatcatgatcttcagttaaaaatacaattagtttaaatcagctgtgtttgctagggatggtgGAAAAGTgcgacaccaatcaggcccccgaggactggaattgcccaagCTTGAAAGGGGTAAttagattttcaacattttgatgctatatttataattatataaattGTATTCTACCAATATTTTCTACCAACAGGTTTCTGTTCCAATAAGCAAAACATAACTGCATACCGATTACCGACTTTGGGCGCTTCAACGTCAAggtttgcgttttcaacaccacaatcaaAAACAGTatgtcaatctcgacaaacagaaaatatATCCCTCCCTACTTTATACTCAGTATCAAAGGCTTGGCCAGACAACTTCTTAAGGtcattctgtcacgtcctgaccagtaaaggggtcattttgttattgtagttggtcaggacgtggcaggggggtgtttgttttgtgtgtttctgttttttttgggttatgttctatgttaatatTTCTGtttgttctagtttttctatttctatgattagtttattgggttgaccttcaattggaggcagctgtttctcgttgcctctaattgaaggtcctatttagtaggggtgtttttccatgggtagttgttccatgtatagctgtgtagccatacaggactgttttttttgtcattgtttgttatttttttaagtgttcacgtttatccaaataaaaaaggaagatgagcacgatacccgctgcgccttggtccactttttacgacTCTCCTGACACATTCAACTATTTGTTGTTTTGTAACAGatttctctttccattcatcagtGGCCGGGGCacagtttggatgctggaataATATTAGAGTGGAGTGGACCAACATGCACAGGTAGCCTACAGGAGTCTTTTGAAGTACCCTAATCAGATTAAAActttgactggttgtgtttacGCCACaaaatttttaaaaacattttaagaGTTAAATGACAAGTATTTAGGCAATATTGAAGTGTTAGGTTCTATGTATGTGAGGAATAGAGAGGAGGCAGACTGCGCGTTAAGGTGTCCTGATTAACTGGGCCTGCTGAGCACATAgccctacagtgccttcggaaagtattcagaaccttcgactttttccacattttgttacgttagacttattctaaaatgtataaaataccccataatgacaaatcaaagcaggtttttagatattttgcCACATTTATAAACAAAATTaaaacggaaatattacatttacataagtattcagaccctttactcagtactttgttgaagcacttttggcagccattacagcctcaattattcttgggtatgacgctacaagcttggcacacctgtatttggagagtttctcccattcttctctgc
This region includes:
- the LOC115152435 gene encoding LHFPL tetraspan subfamily member 3 protein isoform X1, with product MIPGSAASMLPSMSSEDIKLYQHNYVRNSRAIGLLWAIFTILFAILNVVIFSQPYWIGDGVDTPQAGYFGLFHFCTGDGIQRELDCTGTFTEFAQIPSTAFKAASFFVGMSMMLVIACIASFTLFFLFSTTTVYKICGWMQGASGVCLVMGCIIYPDGWDSDEVRRMCGEQTDKYSLGACSMRWAYILAIMGVLNALMLSFLAFVLGNRQDGLMTEELLAESKEAGNA
- the LOC115152435 gene encoding LHFPL tetraspan subfamily member 3 protein isoform X2 codes for the protein MIPGSAASMLPSMSSEDIKLYQHNYVRNSRAIGLLWAIFTILFAILNVVIFSQPYWIGDGVDTPQAGYFGLFHFCTGDGIQRELDCTGTFTEFAQIPSTAFKAASFFVGMSMMLVIACIASFTLFFLFSTTTVYKICGWMQGASGVCLVMGCIIYPDGWDSDEVRRMCGEQTDKYSLGACSMRWAYILAIMGVLNALMLSFLAFVLGNRQDGLMTEELLAESKAGNA